One window of the Shewanella cyperi genome contains the following:
- a CDS encoding FtsX-like permease family protein codes for MAELAPLRSCLRVFAGHYRRSPLQAGAILLGIALAVCLLVGVKAINDNALRSYHEATEPLSGRAGALLLPAGGATTLDEALYFRLRRAGLGPALAELSGPLTRENGPPIYLHGTDLLAAVTGRTLSTQESGTANPRLPRGLPLARLLGGEPLLLMSRSQAKKLAGDGRLRLSGGSLEVLALDEDLGLGSTIVADIGLAQRLLNMPGRLSAIVLLGPWEEAQLKQALAQHGITEAEVSINVQDRGEALTQLTGSFHLSLRAMSLLAFVVGLFIAYNGVRYSLMKRTALLVQLQQLGLRRRELMAALGLELLLMVLLGSILGFVIGLQLSQFLQPLVAMTLEQVYGARLLPGHWQASWLWQALGLTAVASLAACGPLYYRLLWAPLSHSRHQSSELGYHGRVHGLQLKLAVALLVLAALFAPFVSGAMQSLLLLGLLAISTPLLLPALLARLPRALAARLKYRGRAHYALAESSELAPAMSLAMMALFLALSANIAMATLVGSFESTLTRWLEQRLHADIYLRPSGSQMAQVMEQLGADPRVKQVYRQWVSDLAVRVGDKSLPVELLARDKVSLAVTSTLKQADDDLWQTMLAQALPQPMPQSGPSTQNTEALVLVNEPMALALGLASGDLLRLQLAGQEFGLTIAGIYYDHGNQQHQLLISEALWHKLGLIATPYSLALDCDCDAAGLVPELARQLRLNQAQIYSQQDIKAGALAMFGRTFDITAVLGSLTLLVAAVGLFSALSMLGNARETALARLYALGLSRGEILAICAAQMLLMVLITSLLALPVAALLGWVLIHKMILLSFGWSLVMEWQWLAAAKAVLTALLAAALALAWPLYRQARRPLVYGLQREDI; via the coding sequence ATGGCTGAACTGGCCCCCCTGCGCAGCTGTCTGCGGGTGTTTGCCGGCCATTATCGCCGCTCGCCGCTGCAGGCCGGAGCCATACTGCTGGGAATTGCGCTGGCGGTATGCCTGCTCGTCGGGGTCAAGGCCATCAATGACAATGCCCTGCGCAGCTACCACGAAGCCACCGAACCCCTGTCGGGCCGTGCCGGGGCTTTGCTGCTGCCGGCAGGTGGCGCCACCACTTTGGATGAAGCCCTGTATTTCCGACTGCGCCGGGCCGGACTTGGCCCGGCACTGGCGGAACTTTCGGGCCCATTAACCAGGGAAAATGGCCCCCCCATATACCTGCACGGCACGGATCTGCTGGCAGCGGTCACAGGGCGAACGCTCAGTACCCAAGAAAGCGGGACTGCCAACCCGAGGCTGCCACGGGGATTGCCCCTGGCACGGCTGCTCGGCGGTGAGCCATTGCTGCTGATGAGCCGCAGTCAGGCGAAGAAACTGGCCGGCGATGGCCGGCTCAGGCTCAGCGGTGGATCTCTGGAAGTGCTGGCCCTGGATGAAGATCTCGGCCTTGGCAGTACCATAGTGGCCGATATCGGTCTGGCCCAGCGTCTGCTGAATATGCCGGGGCGGCTGTCTGCCATAGTCTTGCTGGGCCCATGGGAGGAAGCGCAACTTAAGCAGGCGCTGGCCCAGCATGGGATCACCGAGGCCGAGGTCAGCATCAATGTGCAGGACAGGGGCGAGGCCCTCACGCAACTTACCGGCAGTTTTCACCTGAGCCTCAGGGCCATGAGCCTGCTGGCCTTCGTGGTCGGGCTCTTTATCGCCTACAACGGAGTACGCTACAGCCTGATGAAACGCACCGCCCTCTTGGTGCAGTTGCAGCAGTTGGGCCTGAGGCGGCGGGAGCTGATGGCGGCGCTGGGACTTGAGCTGCTGTTGATGGTGCTGCTGGGCTCGATTCTTGGCTTTGTTATCGGACTGCAACTGAGCCAATTTTTGCAGCCCCTGGTGGCCATGACCCTGGAACAGGTTTACGGCGCCAGACTGCTGCCGGGGCACTGGCAGGCAAGCTGGCTGTGGCAGGCTCTGGGGCTGACGGCGGTGGCCAGCCTCGCGGCCTGCGGCCCCCTTTACTACCGGCTCTTGTGGGCCCCCTTATCCCACTCCCGCCATCAGAGCAGCGAACTGGGGTACCACGGCCGGGTTCATGGCCTGCAACTCAAGCTGGCAGTGGCCCTGTTGGTGCTGGCCGCGCTGTTTGCGCCCTTTGTCAGCGGGGCGATGCAAAGCCTGTTACTGCTGGGCCTGTTGGCCATCAGCACCCCGCTGTTATTGCCGGCCCTGCTGGCCCGTTTGCCCCGCGCGCTCGCCGCCCGGCTCAAATACCGCGGACGAGCCCATTATGCCCTCGCCGAGAGCAGCGAGCTGGCCCCCGCCATGTCCCTGGCCATGATGGCGCTGTTTCTGGCGCTGTCCGCCAATATCGCCATGGCCACCCTGGTGGGCAGCTTTGAATCCACCCTGACCCGCTGGCTGGAGCAGCGCCTGCACGCCGATATTTATTTAAGGCCCAGCGGCAGCCAGATGGCGCAGGTGATGGAGCAACTGGGTGCTGATCCCAGGGTCAAACAAGTCTATCGTCAATGGGTTTCGGATCTGGCAGTAAGAGTCGGTGACAAGAGCCTGCCGGTCGAGCTGCTGGCCCGGGACAAGGTATCGCTGGCGGTCACCAGCACCCTCAAGCAAGCCGACGACGACCTGTGGCAGACCATGTTGGCCCAAGCCTTGCCCCAGCCCATGCCTCAGTCCGGGCCCTCGACTCAAAACACCGAGGCTCTGGTGCTGGTCAATGAACCCATGGCGCTGGCACTGGGCTTGGCGTCTGGGGATCTGCTGCGACTGCAGCTGGCCGGCCAAGAGTTCGGGCTCACCATTGCCGGAATCTATTACGATCACGGCAATCAGCAGCACCAGCTGTTGATAAGCGAAGCCCTGTGGCACAAGCTGGGGCTGATAGCCACACCCTACAGCCTGGCGCTGGATTGTGACTGCGATGCCGCCGGGCTGGTACCCGAACTGGCCCGGCAGCTGCGCCTTAACCAAGCCCAGATCTACAGCCAGCAGGACATCAAGGCCGGCGCTCTGGCCATGTTCGGCCGCACCTTCGATATCACCGCCGTGCTCGGCAGCCTGACCCTGTTGGTGGCGGCCGTGGGCCTGTTCTCAGCCCTGTCGATGCTCGGCAACGCCCGCGAAACCGCCCTCGCCCGCCTCTACGCCCTTGGCCTCAGTCGCGGCGAGATCCTCGCTATCTGTGCCGCCCAGATGTTGCTTATGGTGCTTATTACCTCCCTGTTGGCGCTGCCGGTGGCGGCCCTGCTGGGCTGGGTACTGATCCACAAGATGATCCTCTTGTCCTTTGGCTGGAGTCTGGTGATGGAATGGCAATGGCTTGCTGCCGCCAAGGCGGTACTGACGGCCCTGCTGGCCGCGGCGCTGGCTTTGGCCTGGCCCCTGTATCGCCAGGCGCGCCGGCCCCTGGTCTATGGCCTGCAACGGGAGGATATCTGA